A DNA window from Mucilaginibacter xinganensis contains the following coding sequences:
- a CDS encoding glycosyltransferase, with the protein MDLPNPKVTVLMPAFNAGKYIREAIKSVLEQSFTDFEFLIINDGSTDDTEKIVRSFNDPRIILISQENLGVSSALNTGLAHARANYIARFDADDVCLPNRLKIQYDFITSFPEYTIIGSAVDYIDADGHYIFTHHPEGHLNEEIQQLKYTICPFIHSSVFYKKDAVVKNGGYNEHAYTYEDHFLWVNILKNEKACNLSQALIKVRLNPESITIDEKWRTRKFRSIKYSTLKNKMITEAEGNELYQIGGKQYSAKIKHGAYYALCGKKFLLNNYQPEKARLNIVRAISLHPLRLDNYLIYTVSYFPERFITWLHNISQGKF; encoded by the coding sequence ATGGATCTGCCTAATCCGAAGGTTACCGTTTTAATGCCTGCATTTAATGCCGGAAAATATATCCGCGAAGCTATCAAGTCGGTTTTGGAGCAGTCCTTCACAGATTTTGAGTTTTTAATAATTAATGATGGATCTACAGACGACACCGAAAAAATAGTCCGCTCGTTCAATGATCCCCGGATTATATTGATCAGCCAGGAAAACCTGGGCGTTTCATCTGCCTTAAATACAGGACTCGCTCATGCCCGGGCCAACTACATTGCCAGGTTTGACGCCGACGACGTTTGCCTGCCCAATCGCCTCAAAATCCAGTATGATTTTATCACTTCCTTCCCTGAGTACACGATTATCGGTTCAGCGGTTGACTATATCGATGCCGATGGCCATTACATTTTCACCCACCATCCCGAAGGACACTTAAATGAAGAGATCCAACAATTAAAATACACGATATGTCCATTTATCCACTCCAGTGTATTTTACAAGAAAGATGCTGTTGTTAAAAATGGTGGTTATAACGAACACGCCTATACCTACGAGGACCATTTTTTATGGGTAAACATCTTAAAAAATGAAAAGGCCTGCAATTTATCGCAGGCCCTTATAAAGGTACGCTTAAACCCTGAATCGATCACGATTGATGAAAAATGGCGAACTCGTAAATTCCGGTCAATTAAGTATTCAACATTAAAAAACAAGATGATTACTGAGGCCGAAGGAAATGAACTTTACCAGATCGGCGGGAAGCAATACTCTGCTAAAATCAAACATGGAGCCTACTATGCGCTGTGCGGCAAAAAATTTCTGCTCAATAATTACCAGCCTGAAAAAGCGAGGCTAAATATTGTAAGAGCCATCAGTCTACATCCGCTCCGTCTGGATAACTATTTGATTTACACCGTAAGCTATTTCCCCGAAAGATTTATAACCTGGTTGCATAATATTAGCCAGGGCAAATTTTAA
- a CDS encoding glycosyltransferase family 4 protein, with the protein MKVAFIARSTLYTVPGGDTVQVIQTARQLTGLGVTVDILLSKEIIPYEEYDLLHFFNLIRPADILHHSKMAKKPFVISTILCTYGDYYKHNRKGLGALFTLLPADSVEYLKTVARWLLGKDHLSSIDYLWKGQRKSIIEILKRADMVLPNSESEYKRVRQSYPCKVNYTIIPNGINPEKFPFNPHLQKDNNLVICVARIEGRKNQLNLIKALNNSRFKLVVIGAPAPNQQEYYQQCRTAAADNIIFLDRIPQPVLLSYYQLAKVHILPSWFETTGLSSIEATVMRCNIVITDKGDTRDYFGNDAVYCDPSSPESLLAAVEEASVAPFNNDLLERILNNYTWKQAAVQTLKAYQLAAIA; encoded by the coding sequence ATGAAAGTAGCCTTTATAGCAAGATCTACATTATATACCGTGCCCGGTGGCGATACTGTGCAGGTGATACAAACCGCGCGCCAATTGACGGGCCTTGGCGTTACGGTTGATATCCTGCTATCAAAGGAGATAATTCCTTATGAGGAATATGATCTTTTGCATTTTTTCAACCTGATAAGGCCGGCAGATATCCTGCACCACAGCAAAATGGCCAAAAAACCATTCGTAATCTCTACCATATTGTGTACTTACGGCGATTACTATAAACACAACCGCAAAGGTTTGGGAGCATTATTTACCCTTTTGCCGGCTGATAGCGTCGAGTACCTTAAAACCGTTGCACGCTGGCTGTTGGGGAAAGATCATTTATCCAGCATTGATTACCTGTGGAAAGGTCAGCGAAAAAGTATTATAGAAATACTAAAGCGGGCCGATATGGTGCTTCCAAATTCAGAATCAGAGTATAAACGCGTCCGGCAAAGCTATCCCTGCAAGGTTAACTATACCATTATCCCCAACGGCATTAACCCGGAAAAATTCCCGTTTAACCCGCACCTGCAAAAAGACAACAACCTGGTAATCTGCGTGGCAAGGATTGAAGGCCGCAAAAACCAGCTTAATTTAATTAAGGCTTTAAATAACAGCCGCTTTAAGTTGGTAGTAATTGGCGCACCAGCGCCCAATCAACAGGAATACTACCAGCAGTGCCGAACCGCAGCGGCGGACAACATCATATTTCTTGATCGCATTCCGCAGCCGGTTTTATTGAGCTATTACCAGCTGGCTAAAGTCCACATTTTACCAAGCTGGTTTGAAACTACAGGTTTAAGTTCTATTGAGGCAACCGTTATGCGGTGTAACATAGTAATAACTGATAAAGGCGACACCCGGGACTATTTTGGTAACGACGCAGTTTACTGCGATCCATCAAGCCCGGAAAGTTTACTGGCGGCGGTGGAAGAAGCAAGTGTGGCACCTTTTAATAACGATTTACTGGAAAGAATACTAAATAACTACACTTGGAAACAGGCAGCAGTCCAAACATTAAAGGCATATCAATTAGCAGCTATAGCATGA
- a CDS encoding DUF1972 domain-containing protein, with translation MKLRIAILGTRGVPNYYGGFEHISEYVSEGLVKRGHAVTVYNSHNHPYKEASWNGVQIRHCFDPEYLIGTAGQFVYDLNCLLDARKRNFDAILIMGYTSSSVWGKLYPPKSTIITNMDGLEWKRSKYSPQVQKFLKYAEKLAVKYSQFYISDSMVIKTYLNEKYNINSKYIPYGADLFSEAEREQVHTREALKEDYFLLMARMEPENNIETILEGFNNSSSHRKFKVLGDTGNRFGKFITHKFKNDERIEFKGSIFDTGKVRALQNNSYLYFHGHSVGGTNPSLLEAMASEALIAAHNNPFNKSVLNADAFYFSNAKEVRNIVETVQRTAPERAMVSNNLHKIKFQFNWEKIIDQYEQFIIECHNNSNYERIIQD, from the coding sequence ATGAAACTTAGAATAGCAATATTAGGTACACGGGGCGTTCCAAATTACTATGGAGGCTTTGAGCATATCTCAGAATATGTTTCAGAGGGATTGGTTAAACGGGGACATGCTGTTACCGTTTACAATTCCCATAACCATCCGTACAAAGAAGCCAGTTGGAACGGGGTTCAAATAAGGCATTGCTTTGATCCCGAGTATTTGATTGGCACGGCAGGGCAATTTGTTTACGACTTAAATTGTTTGCTGGATGCCCGAAAAAGGAATTTTGACGCCATTTTAATAATGGGTTATACCAGCAGTTCTGTTTGGGGCAAATTATATCCTCCAAAAAGCACCATTATTACCAATATGGACGGGCTGGAATGGAAAAGATCCAAGTACTCGCCACAAGTTCAAAAATTTTTAAAGTATGCCGAAAAATTAGCAGTAAAGTACAGCCAGTTCTACATCTCCGATTCAATGGTGATTAAAACATACCTTAACGAAAAATACAACATCAATAGCAAATATATTCCTTACGGGGCCGACCTGTTTTCGGAAGCGGAGCGTGAACAAGTGCATACCAGGGAAGCCCTGAAGGAAGATTACTTTTTATTGATGGCCCGTATGGAGCCTGAAAATAATATTGAAACCATATTGGAAGGCTTTAATAACAGCAGTTCTCACAGAAAATTCAAAGTATTAGGCGACACCGGAAACAGGTTTGGAAAATTCATTACCCACAAGTTTAAAAACGATGAGCGTATTGAATTCAAGGGGTCCATCTTTGATACCGGTAAAGTGCGGGCCCTTCAAAACAACTCCTATCTTTATTTTCATGGTCACAGTGTTGGGGGCACCAACCCCTCCCTGTTAGAGGCGATGGCAAGCGAGGCGCTAATTGCCGCCCACAACAATCCCTTTAATAAATCAGTACTAAATGCGGATGCATTTTACTTCTCGAATGCCAAAGAAGTAAGGAATATTGTTGAAACCGTACAAAGAACAGCGCCTGAAAGGGCGATGGTGAGCAATAACCTGCATAAAATCAAATTCCAGTTTAACTGGGAGAAGATCATCGACCAATACGAACAATTTATTATTGAGTGTCATAATAATTCAAACTATGAACGAATTATTCAGGATTGA
- a CDS encoding O-antigen ligase family protein — protein MNELFRIDDTLTNKISYYHLLLLMASLPFDMFYSHLILISFSIHSLIHLNKNSIRSIFTLKTLVLQSVFFLTLICITYTVDTKPAFTELGRRVIIFIVPILFCINPLDLKKYRPNLMLFFSLVCTAVILYLYVNALITIRYYKLPVSMLFSSFFANHNFSEPINMHATFFSMQVALSLVFLLSLLIKEKALRNKLVYLCCCLLLTGGIIQLSSKSVCVALLIVINIIVPFTLLKGIKRRRFVLAAALLSLLAFTGILLSNTFRERYITELATDLSPAKPNDVLDSRLARWKVIVKLIESSPLQGHGTGSELPLLHEKFFNSKLYNSFLNNLNAHNQYLSFLIKSGIIGLIIYIAVLAFGLKLSFQNRDLLFITFLLIITTVSFSENLLDVDKGIFYYAFFYAFFIFSTQVPKLNSKSLKSL, from the coding sequence ATGAACGAATTATTCAGGATTGATGATACACTCACTAATAAAATAAGCTATTATCACCTGCTGTTGTTAATGGCCTCGCTGCCGTTTGACATGTTTTACAGCCACCTTATTTTAATAAGTTTTAGCATTCACAGTTTAATCCACCTCAATAAAAATTCCATCAGGTCAATATTCACCTTAAAGACACTGGTATTGCAATCAGTGTTCTTTTTAACGCTAATCTGTATTACTTATACCGTCGACACCAAGCCTGCATTTACCGAACTGGGACGGCGTGTAATCATATTTATTGTTCCCATACTATTTTGCATTAATCCGCTCGACCTGAAAAAATACAGACCCAACTTAATGTTATTTTTTTCGCTGGTTTGTACCGCAGTTATTTTATACCTCTATGTCAATGCGTTAATCACCATCAGGTACTATAAGTTACCTGTTTCTATGCTGTTTTCAAGTTTTTTTGCCAATCACAATTTTTCGGAACCGATAAATATGCATGCTACCTTTTTCTCCATGCAGGTTGCCTTATCATTGGTATTCCTGCTGTCATTATTGATAAAGGAAAAAGCACTTCGCAATAAGTTAGTCTATTTGTGTTGCTGCCTTCTGCTCACAGGCGGAATTATCCAGCTCAGTTCAAAGTCGGTATGCGTTGCACTGCTTATTGTTATTAATATCATTGTTCCATTCACTTTATTAAAAGGAATAAAACGTCGTCGATTTGTGTTAGCGGCTGCGTTGCTTTCACTTTTGGCATTTACGGGCATATTATTGTCAAATACGTTCAGGGAACGCTACATTACTGAGCTAGCCACTGATCTATCCCCTGCAAAGCCGAATGACGTTTTAGATTCACGGTTAGCCAGATGGAAGGTCATCGTTAAACTGATAGAAAGCAGCCCCCTACAGGGTCATGGAACAGGTTCTGAACTACCCCTTTTACACGAAAAGTTTTTCAACAGCAAACTATATAATTCATTCCTTAACAACCTTAACGCCCATAATCAGTATTTAAGTTTCCTGATCAAATCGGGCATCATAGGCTTAATTATTTACATTGCTGTACTGGCATTCGGACTCAAACTTTCGTTTCAGAACAGAGACCTCCTCTTTATCACTTTTCTATTGATTATTACAACGGTTTCCTTTTCAGAAAACTTACTCGACGTTGATAAAGGGATCTTTTACTACGCATTTTTTTACGCCTTTTTTATTTTCTCTACCCAGGTACCGAAGCTAAATTCAAAGTCATTAAAATCGCTATAA
- a CDS encoding SAM-dependent methyltransferase: MDNKGGAIMEQQASLAFTAQSPVFDELYSGNTIIKYKRERVRSHVLKFLKPGGTILELNSGTGEDALFFAGNGYHVHATDISAGMQNELKRKVALAGLQERISAEICSYTQLDQLKNKGPFDHVFSNFAGLNCTDQLDIVLSSFNGLLKPGGTLTLVILPKFCLWETLMVFKGKFRTAFRRFFSNDGSSAHIEDVCFKCWYYNPSFVINQLRDQFSLLGIEGLCTIVPPSYMEGFAEKHPSVYRFLKTKEDKLKGSWPWKFIGDYYIISLKKR; encoded by the coding sequence ATGGACAATAAAGGGGGAGCTATTATGGAACAACAGGCGTCATTGGCTTTTACTGCCCAATCGCCGGTTTTTGATGAGCTCTATTCCGGTAACACCATTATTAAATATAAACGGGAGCGCGTTAGGAGCCATGTTTTAAAGTTTTTAAAACCTGGAGGCACTATACTTGAACTAAACAGCGGTACAGGCGAGGATGCATTATTTTTTGCTGGAAACGGTTATCACGTTCATGCTACAGATATCTCCGCAGGCATGCAAAACGAGCTGAAAAGGAAAGTGGCGTTGGCCGGCCTGCAGGAGCGCATAAGCGCAGAAATATGTTCTTATACGCAACTGGATCAGTTGAAAAATAAGGGCCCGTTTGATCATGTTTTCTCTAATTTTGCGGGATTAAATTGTACGGATCAGCTGGATATAGTGTTATCGTCGTTTAACGGCCTGCTGAAACCTGGCGGGACGTTAACACTGGTTATCCTGCCCAAATTCTGCCTGTGGGAAACACTAATGGTATTTAAAGGTAAGTTTCGTACCGCTTTCCGGCGGTTTTTTAGTAACGATGGCAGCAGCGCACACATTGAAGACGTTTGTTTTAAATGCTGGTATTATAACCCATCTTTTGTTATAAATCAGTTAAGAGATCAGTTCAGCCTTTTGGGGATTGAAGGACTATGTACCATTGTGCCGCCATCATATATGGAGGGGTTTGCTGAAAAGCATCCGTCCGTTTACCGGTTCTTGAAAACAAAGGAAGATAAGCTGAAAGGCTCATGGCCATGGAAATTCATAGGCGACTACTATATCATCTCCTTAAAGAAAAGATAA
- a CDS encoding B12-binding domain-containing radical SAM protein has product MKRILFSHSYFLRFDPKQWALGQPYPPLGTIYAAALMRNNSYDVSLFDTMFCSHPDSVKNELRKSKRDFFVLYDDGFNYLTKMCLTNMREAAFSMCKIAKAEGCTIIVSSSDSTDRYEQYLNEGADFVIIGEAEHTLLELTDHLSAGLNDFNSIRGLAFIKDGNIVKTPGRPVLKELDQLPLPAWDLVDINAYREMWLKHAGYFSLNMSTTRGCPFKCNWCAKPIYGNRYNSRSPENVLAEIKMLKANFQMDHIWFCDDIFGLKPGWVQQLAVLLQQENIKIRFKIQSRADLLADEATVQALAASGCENVWIGAESGSQKVLDAMDKGIMIAQIREATQLMKENGIKPSFFIQFGYPGELKEDIRLTINMINELLPFEIGISVSYPLPGTSFYEKVKADLKKKTNWTDSDEMALMFSNTFPPSYYKQLHKYVHQNYHKHLAKNSLVNLLNNPFSVDIKSIRKAVSMLYHAPATLIEGIKLKKLEEA; this is encoded by the coding sequence ATGAAACGCATCTTATTTTCACACTCTTACTTTTTACGTTTTGATCCTAAGCAATGGGCTTTAGGGCAACCTTACCCGCCTTTGGGAACAATATATGCTGCTGCTTTAATGCGTAATAACAGTTATGACGTATCCCTTTTCGATACCATGTTTTGCAGCCATCCTGATTCAGTGAAAAACGAGTTGAGAAAAAGCAAACGGGACTTTTTTGTTTTGTACGATGATGGCTTTAACTACCTCACAAAAATGTGCCTTACCAATATGCGCGAGGCGGCATTTAGCATGTGTAAAATTGCCAAAGCCGAAGGTTGCACTATAATTGTTTCGAGTTCTGACTCAACCGACCGCTATGAGCAATATTTAAATGAAGGTGCTGATTTTGTAATAATAGGAGAGGCTGAGCATACTTTGCTGGAGCTTACGGATCATCTTTCAGCCGGTTTAAACGATTTTAATTCGATAAGAGGATTGGCCTTTATTAAAGATGGTAATATTGTTAAAACACCAGGCAGGCCTGTATTAAAGGAATTGGACCAATTACCCTTACCCGCATGGGATCTGGTGGACATAAATGCCTACCGGGAAATGTGGCTGAAACATGCGGGGTATTTTTCATTAAATATGAGCACTACCCGTGGCTGTCCTTTTAAGTGCAACTGGTGCGCCAAGCCAATTTACGGCAATCGTTACAACTCAAGGAGCCCGGAAAATGTGTTAGCTGAAATCAAGATGTTAAAAGCTAACTTCCAAATGGATCACATTTGGTTTTGTGATGATATTTTTGGACTTAAACCCGGTTGGGTACAGCAACTTGCTGTACTGCTGCAACAGGAGAATATAAAAATTAGATTCAAAATTCAGTCGCGTGCAGACCTGCTGGCGGATGAAGCGACAGTGCAGGCGCTGGCTGCATCCGGATGTGAGAATGTTTGGATCGGTGCAGAAAGCGGCTCGCAGAAGGTCCTTGATGCTATGGATAAGGGAATTATGATAGCGCAGATTCGGGAGGCTACTCAATTGATGAAAGAGAACGGTATTAAGCCTTCGTTCTTTATTCAGTTTGGCTATCCTGGTGAACTTAAAGAAGATATTCGGCTTACAATTAACATGATTAATGAACTTTTGCCTTTTGAAATAGGGATTTCTGTTTCTTATCCTTTACCCGGAACATCGTTTTATGAAAAAGTAAAGGCTGATCTGAAGAAAAAGACCAACTGGACGGATTCCGACGAAATGGCGCTGATGTTCAGTAACACATTCCCGCCGTCGTACTATAAACAGCTTCATAAATACGTACATCAGAACTATCACAAGCATCTGGCAAAGAATAGCCTTGTAAACCTGCTGAACAATCCATTTAGCGTTGATATCAAAAGCATAAGGAAAGCTGTTTCAATGCTGTATCATGCGCCTGCAACTTTAATTGAAGGGATAAAACTTAAAAAGTTGGAGGAGGCCTGA
- a CDS encoding radical SAM protein, with amino-acid sequence MSRQSLYETYNRYRTLKTSVISALPVVILMPHSACNCRCVMCDIWKDNKNLKQLCEADIAGLLNALKKFGTQQVLMSGGEALLNANFFRLCGILKTQKIKVTLLTTGLTIKKNADELLRWVDDLIVSLDGDELLHDAIRNIPNAFYKLKEGVQYIKAINPGYRITARTVIHRLNFRNWEAIINEARAMGINQVSFLPADVSSHAFNRQMAWEEPKQHEILVSANELSQLKEVIMRIINKDDNFTTGFIAESKEKIMDIHRYYAAFYGLNPFPFKKCNAPWVSTVIEADGNVRPCFFHEVIGNIRDSSLDVILNSETAVNFRRTLDMSKNAACVKCVCSLNLSPFAKLA; translated from the coding sequence ATGAGCCGGCAGTCACTATATGAAACTTATAACAGGTATCGCACTTTAAAAACAAGTGTGATATCGGCGCTGCCGGTTGTTATTTTAATGCCCCACAGCGCCTGTAATTGCCGTTGTGTTATGTGCGATATTTGGAAAGACAACAAAAACCTGAAGCAACTCTGTGAAGCCGATATCGCAGGGTTACTTAACGCACTAAAAAAATTCGGAACACAGCAGGTGCTAATGTCCGGTGGAGAAGCTTTATTAAACGCCAACTTTTTCAGGCTGTGCGGGATACTTAAAACGCAGAAAATTAAAGTCACTTTGCTTACTACCGGCCTTACCATAAAAAAAAATGCTGATGAGTTATTGAGATGGGTGGATGACCTGATTGTTTCGCTGGATGGCGATGAGTTGCTACATGATGCTATCAGAAATATTCCAAATGCATTTTATAAACTTAAAGAGGGGGTTCAATATATTAAAGCTATAAACCCCGGTTACCGGATTACTGCCCGCACCGTCATTCATCGCCTCAATTTCAGGAATTGGGAAGCAATAATTAATGAAGCAAGGGCGATGGGAATTAACCAGGTTAGTTTTTTGCCGGCTGATGTAAGCAGTCATGCCTTTAACAGGCAGATGGCATGGGAGGAGCCGAAGCAACACGAGATCCTGGTATCAGCGAATGAATTATCCCAATTAAAGGAGGTAATAATGCGTATAATCAACAAGGACGATAATTTCACTACAGGTTTTATTGCCGAATCAAAAGAAAAAATCATGGATATTCATCGCTACTATGCAGCTTTTTACGGCTTAAACCCTTTCCCGTTTAAAAAATGTAATGCGCCCTGGGTATCAACGGTGATTGAAGCTGACGGAAATGTACGGCCTTGTTTTTTTCATGAGGTGATCGGCAATATCAGAGATTCATCGCTAGATGTAATTTTAAATAGTGAAACGGCGGTTAATTTTAGAAGAACACTGGACATGAGTAAAAATGCTGCCTGTGTTAAATGTGTATGCTCGTTAAATCTTTCGCCGTTTGCAAAACTCGCATAA
- a CDS encoding class I SAM-dependent methyltransferase: MEVPSAGNAGILKYTLTVVEYNTQKNDKKAPGDNFGELYIDVRYKEGRVLSDGQVMFLPDIEPGHMHFNEWQIRKRSSQKLVNYLKIKNRPLDILEIGCGNGWLSSKLASVSNSTVIGLDANEPEIMQAKRVFTNERLQFIRSNFEPQFFKGRKFDIILFAAAIQYFPSFKNAIGDALSCLKNGGEIHIIDSNFYKPTEMVNAAKRTAAYYAELGYPEMAAHYFQHSITALQPFNYKILFNPASLVNRIINKNPFYWILIKH, from the coding sequence TTGGAGGTACCGTCAGCCGGAAACGCAGGGATTTTAAAATACACATTAACCGTGGTTGAATATAATACACAAAAGAACGATAAGAAAGCTCCAGGTGATAATTTTGGCGAGCTGTATATTGATGTAAGGTACAAGGAAGGCCGTGTATTATCAGATGGACAGGTTATGTTTTTGCCCGATATTGAGCCAGGACATATGCATTTTAACGAATGGCAGATCAGGAAACGATCATCCCAGAAACTGGTCAATTATCTGAAAATAAAAAACAGGCCATTGGATATTTTGGAGATAGGATGTGGAAACGGCTGGCTTTCATCAAAGCTGGCATCAGTCAGTAATTCGACAGTGATTGGGTTAGATGCTAACGAGCCGGAGATTATGCAGGCAAAAAGAGTTTTTACAAATGAGCGGCTCCAATTTATCCGTAGCAACTTTGAGCCGCAATTTTTTAAAGGGCGGAAATTTGATATCATTTTGTTTGCAGCTGCCATACAGTATTTTCCTTCTTTCAAAAACGCTATTGGCGATGCACTATCATGCTTAAAAAACGGCGGCGAGATTCATATAATAGACAGTAACTTTTATAAGCCAACTGAGATGGTAAATGCTGCAAAACGTACAGCGGCATATTATGCAGAGCTTGGTTACCCGGAAATGGCAGCCCACTATTTCCAGCACTCAATTACGGCGTTACAACCATTCAATTATAAGATCCTGTTTAATCCGGCAAGCCTTGTTAACAGGATAATTAATAAAAATCCCTTTTACTGGATTTTAATCAAACACTGA
- a CDS encoding B12-binding domain-containing radical SAM protein, whose product MNKILLFNPKSAINKYRIPNSILNIAASVEGKYDWVIVDGNCEADPLKKIESYLNTGEFKYLGFTVMPGPQLRQAIVAAKAVKERFPHTTMIWGGYFPSNQPNAVLYSGYVDFIINGPGDHAFPNLINALEHDQPFEFIKNLIYKAPDGSISKTAKEDLIDQDSLPPLPYDKLDTFYPVTKFLGKTYLGEKTLAYHSSIGCPFTCSFCAVVPIYEARWKGKSAQAVYKDVKYIKDKWGADAIEFHDNNFFVSEKRAVEFSRLMKDENMTWWGMARIDTMSKFKDSSLAAIRESGCKIIFFGAESGNNEVLAQMDKGGTQTGNQIIEFAGRLKKFDIIPEYSFVLGTPAPTPEKVQAQIDFEIDFIKKVKQVNPKTEIIIYTYSPVPTEGSEMYKQVLASGFRFPQTLEDWISPAWESFDLRKNPLTPWLTPDMIDKIRNFETVLNGVYPTVTDIRLNLMKRKAIQLIAALRYRINLYKYPYEIKLLQKVWRYRQPETQGF is encoded by the coding sequence ATGAATAAAATATTATTGTTTAACCCTAAAAGCGCAATCAACAAATACCGCATCCCAAACTCCATTTTAAATATTGCGGCTTCGGTTGAGGGAAAATATGATTGGGTAATAGTTGATGGTAATTGTGAAGCCGATCCTTTAAAAAAAATAGAATCTTATTTAAACACCGGCGAATTCAAATACTTAGGGTTTACAGTAATGCCCGGCCCGCAGTTGCGGCAGGCAATTGTTGCAGCCAAAGCGGTAAAAGAAAGGTTTCCGCATACCACCATGATCTGGGGGGGGTATTTTCCTTCCAACCAGCCCAACGCGGTGCTTTACTCCGGTTATGTCGATTTTATTATCAATGGTCCGGGCGACCATGCTTTTCCTAATCTAATTAATGCCCTGGAGCATGATCAGCCTTTTGAGTTTATAAAAAACCTGATCTACAAAGCGCCTGATGGCAGTATCTCTAAAACAGCTAAGGAAGACCTTATAGACCAGGATTCCTTACCGCCCTTGCCTTATGATAAGCTGGATACCTTTTATCCGGTTACCAAATTTTTGGGAAAGACTTATTTAGGTGAAAAAACACTTGCTTATCATTCCAGTATCGGTTGTCCGTTTACTTGTTCGTTTTGTGCGGTGGTGCCAATTTATGAAGCCCGGTGGAAAGGAAAATCTGCTCAGGCAGTTTATAAAGATGTTAAATACATAAAGGACAAATGGGGTGCTGATGCTATTGAATTTCACGATAACAACTTTTTTGTGTCAGAAAAACGGGCTGTGGAGTTTTCAAGGCTGATGAAGGATGAAAACATGACCTGGTGGGGAATGGCCAGGATTGATACCATGAGCAAGTTTAAAGATTCCTCCCTGGCTGCTATCCGCGAGTCTGGCTGCAAGATCATCTTCTTTGGTGCCGAAAGTGGGAATAATGAAGTGCTGGCACAAATGGATAAAGGCGGAACGCAAACGGGCAACCAGATCATTGAATTTGCCGGGCGCCTCAAAAAATTTGATATCATTCCGGAATATTCATTTGTGTTGGGTACCCCAGCCCCAACGCCTGAAAAAGTACAGGCCCAGATTGATTTTGAGATTGATTTTATTAAGAAAGTAAAACAGGTGAACCCTAAAACCGAGATCATTATTTACACCTACAGCCCTGTGCCTACGGAGGGTTCTGAGATGTATAAACAAGTGCTGGCGAGTGGTTTCAGGTTTCCGCAAACACTTGAAGACTGGATAAGCCCGGCCTGGGAAAGTTTTGACTTGCGGAAAAATCCGCTAACGCCATGGCTTACCCCCGATATGATTGATAAAATAAGAAATTTTGAGACGGTGCTGAACGGGGTTTATCCAACAGTTACTGACATCCGGCTTAACCTGATGAAACGAAAGGCTATCCAATTGATAGCAGCCTTGCGCTACAGGATTAATCTTTATAAATATCCGTACGAAATAAAGCTGCTGCAAAAAGTTTGGAGGTACCGTCAGCCGGAAACGCAGGGATTTTAA
- a CDS encoding class I SAM-dependent methyltransferase: protein MKERPVVEAYDIWADSYDHQPGNLMLDLDQLLLSQLLVSADVNGKDVADIGCGTGRHWPFILNQDPASLTGFDVSPGMLHKLKEKFPAAKAHTITNNRFSEIPGDSYDVILSTLTIAHIENIEEALQSWSRLLKPTGDIVITDFHPNVLASGGQRTFKHHNGHIAVRNFVHPVDALKKILLKCNFVVAAEVEKRVDESVKHYYQQQNALHVYDKFKGFPIIYGIHFRRG, encoded by the coding sequence GTGAAAGAAAGGCCCGTAGTTGAAGCTTATGATATATGGGCCGATAGTTATGATCATCAGCCGGGCAACCTTATGCTTGACCTTGATCAACTGCTGCTCAGCCAACTCCTCGTTTCCGCTGATGTAAATGGTAAAGATGTAGCCGATATTGGCTGTGGCACCGGGCGGCACTGGCCTTTTATTTTGAATCAGGATCCGGCCAGTCTTACCGGCTTTGACGTATCGCCGGGGATGCTCCACAAATTAAAAGAAAAATTCCCTGCTGCAAAGGCGCATACAATTACAAATAATCGTTTTTCAGAGATTCCAGGCGATAGTTACGATGTCATCCTTTCTACCCTTACCATTGCGCATATTGAAAACATTGAAGAGGCGCTTCAATCATGGTCGCGCTTATTAAAGCCAACCGGCGACATCGTTATAACTGACTTTCACCCCAACGTGCTGGCTTCAGGCGGGCAACGTACTTTTAAACATCATAACGGACATATTGCCGTACGAAACTTTGTACACCCCGTTGATGCCCTCAAAAAGATTCTTTTAAAATGCAATTTCGTTGTTGCTGCAGAGGTTGAGAAGCGGGTTGATGAATCGGTAAAGCATTATTACCAGCAGCAAAATGCGTTACATGTTTATGATAAATTTAAGGGGTTCCCAATCATTTACGGGATCCATTTCAGGAGGGGTTAA